The segment CGGACGCACCAACGCTGACACGGGATTGGGTCTGAGATCCGGCCGTCGCCGCGCTTCCGGCGCCGGCCCGGACCGTTATACTGGACTTGAGATTGGGAGATCTGGGGATGGGATTCGGCTCGTCCACCGTCGACGGTGGGGGCGCTTCGCGCCGGGCCCTCATCCCCCCCCCGGCCCCCCTTCTCCCGACAGCAGGAGAAGGGGGGAGACCTCAGCTCGGGGAGAGGGTTCGGAGCGTGCGGGTGGCAGCATGCCCACTCCGATCTCCATCTCGTCAAAACTGGAAGGCGGTGGACGATGATTGACGACGACGCGCCGGTGGGGCGGCTGCTGACCCGGCGCGAGGCGCTGGCGGCGCTCGCGGCGATGGGCGCGGGCGGGATGGCGTTCCTCTCCGCGTGCGGCGCCACGGCAGACGCGCGCACGGCCGCGCAGCCGGGCATGTGTGTCGCACGGCCGGAGCTGACCGAGGGGCCGTACTTCGTGGACGAGCGGCTGAACCGCCGCGACATCCGCTCCGATCCCGTCACCGGCGCGGTGAAGGCGGGCGTGCCGCTGGAGCTGGGCTTCACCGTGTCGCGGTTGTCGGCCAACCGATGCACGCCGCTGCCGAACGCGGTGGTGGACGTCTGGCACACGGACGCGCTCGGCGTCTACTCCGACGTGCGCGATCCCGGCTTCGAAACCACCGGGCAGAAGTGGCTGCGCGGCTCCCAGCTCACCGACGCGGCCGGGGTGGCTGGCTTCACCACCATCTACCCCGGCTGGTACAGCGGGCGCGCGGTGCACATCCACTTCAAGATCCGCGGGACCGCCGCGTCGGGGCGGGCGTTCGACTTCACCTCGCAGCTCTTCTTCGATGAGGACGTGACGGACGCCGTGCACGCCCGGCCGCCGTACGCCGCCCGCGGCCGCCGCACGCGCATGAACTCCGGCGACGGCATCTTCCGCCAGGGCGGCGCGCAGCTCCTGCTCACCCCCGCGCGCACCGCCGACGGCTACGCCGCACCCTTCAGCATCGGCCTGCAGGACGTCTGATCCCGTCTCTTACGGAGGACTCGCAGGT is part of the Longimicrobium sp. genome and harbors:
- a CDS encoding intradiol ring-cleavage dioxygenase: MIDDDAPVGRLLTRREALAALAAMGAGGMAFLSACGATADARTAAQPGMCVARPELTEGPYFVDERLNRRDIRSDPVTGAVKAGVPLELGFTVSRLSANRCTPLPNAVVDVWHTDALGVYSDVRDPGFETTGQKWLRGSQLTDAAGVAGFTTIYPGWYSGRAVHIHFKIRGTAASGRAFDFTSQLFFDEDVTDAVHARPPYAARGRRTRMNSGDGIFRQGGAQLLLTPARTADGYAAPFSIGLQDV